The Planococcus liqunii genome includes a region encoding these proteins:
- a CDS encoding sugar ABC transporter ATP-binding protein: protein MDRQSFLIMQNMEKSFNGVPVLKNVTLEVEKGEIHALLGENGAGKSTLMNLLGGVHQPDGGTIHINGQEVKMANPRVSQEHGISFIHQELNMVSDLRVYENMFLGSELRNKMGFLKVEEMCQKTYEVMAKLGVAIDPKEYVRNLATSYKQLIEISKALLHNSTLIIMDEPTTSLAEHEVNRLFELMRNLKKSGVSIIYISHKLKEIKTVCDRFTVLRDGERVKTGAIEEEDIETITRLMVGKSISQDRFIHEHQFGPVSLEVVNLTSPGLFRNIHFALRQGEVLGFTGLSGDGRTELFESLFGYRKKYSGEVRIHGKAVKIDHPRKAVKAGIGLVPKDRKENAIIKDLSVIHNMSLSSMGHFEKSGFIQDRMERKKFQKYKEMLNIKVHNPRITIDKLSGGNQQKVIIAKWLEVGADILIFDNPTQGIDVGAKQEIYHEIAELAKLGKSVIILSSEAPEVLRICHNINVMYQGEITARFSGDEATEEEIMNYATGSKREAAKIG from the coding sequence ATGGATAGACAGTCTTTCCTGATCATGCAAAATATGGAGAAGTCATTCAACGGTGTGCCGGTTTTAAAAAATGTCACACTGGAAGTTGAAAAAGGGGAAATTCATGCCTTATTAGGCGAAAACGGGGCAGGAAAGTCCACATTGATGAATCTATTGGGCGGCGTCCATCAACCCGATGGAGGAACCATCCACATAAATGGCCAAGAAGTGAAAATGGCCAACCCGCGGGTGTCCCAAGAACATGGAATCAGCTTTATCCATCAAGAGCTTAATATGGTGTCAGATTTGCGGGTCTATGAAAATATGTTTCTGGGCTCAGAGCTCCGAAATAAAATGGGCTTTTTAAAAGTGGAAGAAATGTGCCAAAAAACATACGAAGTAATGGCAAAGCTGGGCGTCGCCATCGACCCGAAAGAGTATGTGCGGAATCTGGCTACGTCCTATAAACAGCTGATTGAAATTTCGAAAGCCCTGCTCCACAACTCCACGCTCATCATCATGGACGAACCCACCACTTCACTGGCCGAACACGAAGTAAACCGTTTGTTTGAACTGATGAGAAATCTGAAAAAGTCCGGCGTTTCGATTATCTATATTTCCCATAAATTGAAGGAAATCAAAACGGTGTGCGACCGCTTTACGGTTTTGCGGGATGGGGAGCGGGTGAAGACCGGCGCCATTGAAGAGGAAGATATTGAAACCATTACACGCCTGATGGTCGGAAAATCCATATCGCAGGACCGCTTTATCCATGAACATCAATTCGGTCCAGTGTCATTGGAAGTCGTCAACTTGACAAGCCCGGGCTTGTTCCGAAATATCCATTTCGCACTAAGGCAAGGCGAAGTCCTTGGGTTTACGGGCCTTAGCGGCGACGGGAGGACCGAACTTTTTGAAAGCTTATTTGGGTACCGCAAAAAATACAGCGGCGAAGTGCGGATCCACGGCAAAGCGGTAAAAATAGATCATCCCCGAAAAGCGGTCAAAGCAGGGATCGGCCTGGTGCCAAAAGACCGGAAAGAAAATGCCATCATCAAAGACTTGAGCGTCATCCACAACATGAGCCTGTCTTCCATGGGGCATTTTGAGAAATCCGGATTTATTCAGGACCGGATGGAACGCAAAAAATTCCAGAAGTACAAAGAAATGCTCAATATCAAAGTGCACAATCCCCGGATCACCATCGACAAATTAAGCGGGGGCAATCAGCAAAAAGTGATTATTGCCAAATGGCTCGAAGTGGGCGCAGACATACTCATCTTTGACAACCCGACACAAGGAATTGACGTGGGCGCCAAGCAGGAAATTTATCATGAAATTGCCGAACTGGCCAAGTTGGGGAAATCAGTCATTATTCTCTCATCGGAAGCGCCGGAAGTGCTTCGGATTTGCCATAACATCAATGTGATGTACCAAGGCGAAATAACGGCCAGATTTAGCGGTGATGAAGCTACCGAAGAAGAAATTATGAATTATGCCACTGGTTCAAAAAGGGAGGCTGCGAAAATTGGCTAA